The Butyricicoccus intestinisimiae genomic sequence AAGTACGGCCTGATGGGCATTCAGTTCCCGAAGGAACTGGGCGGCTCCGGCGGCGACACCATCTGCTACTCTATCGCTATCGAAGAAGCATCCCGCTTCTGCGGCACCACCGGCTGTATTATTTCTTCTCACGCAACACTGGGCGCTTGGCCGATTTTCAAGTACGGCACCGCTGAGCAGAAGGAGAAGTGGCTGCGTCCGCTGATCGACGGTCACAAGACCGGTGCGTTTGGTCTGACCGAGCCGAATGCCGGCACTGACTCTGCAGCACAGCAGACTGTTGCTGTAAAGCAGGAAGACGGCTCTTATGTCATCAATGGCTCCAAGGTATTTATCACCGGCGGCGGCATTGCTGACACCTATGTAATTTTTGCTATGACCGATAAGGCTGCAAGAAATCATGGTATTTCTGCATTTATCGTTGATAAGGACGATCCGGGATTCTCCATCGGCAAGATCGAGCATAAGATGGGTATCCGCGGCTCCCAGACTGCTGAGCTGGTATTTGAAGATATGGTTCTTCCGGCAGACCGTCTGCTGGGCAGAGAAGGCCAGGGCTTCAAGATCGCTATGACCACCCTGGACGGCGGCCGTATCGG encodes the following:
- a CDS encoding acyl-CoA dehydrogenase, which codes for MDFRLTKEQALVQKMCREFAVNEVEPIAAEIDAEERYPFETVEKMRKYGLMGIQFPKELGGSGGDTICYSIAIEEASRFCGTTGCIISSHATLGAWPIFKYGTAEQKEKWLRPLIDGHKTGAFGLTEPNAGTDSAAQQTVAVKQEDGSYVINGSKVFITGGGIADTYVIFAMTDKAARNHGISAFIVDKDDPGFSIGKIEHKMGIRGSQTAELVFEDMVLPADRLLGREGQGFKIAMTTLDGGRIGIASQALGIAQGALDQAIAYMKERVQFGKTLSKFQGLQWMIADMETQVDAARLLVRRAAFNKDNGLPYNKEAAMAKLFAAETAMDVTTKALQIFGGYGYIREYPMERMMRDAKITEIYEGTSQVQRMVIANNVLGK